In Syntrophorhabdaceae bacterium, the following are encoded in one genomic region:
- a CDS encoding GGDEF domain-containing protein, producing the protein MAFHDTLTGLPNRKLFFDRLAMAMAHADRDKEKAAIVMLDLDKFKDVNDTYGHDEGDLLLKASAERLAGVLRKTDTVARFGGDEFVLSITTSIGISMYPDDGQDEDTLVKNADTAMYKAKNTGRNRYEFYMHRPSGDDG; encoded by the coding sequence ATGGCGTTCCACGATACCCTGACGGGTCTTCCCAACAGGAAACTTTTTTTCGATCGTCTCGCTATGGCAATGGCCCACGCAGACAGGGACAAGGAGAAAGCGGCCATTGTTATGCTTGACCTCGACAAGTTCAAGGACGTGAATGATACCTACGGGCACGATGAGGGGGACCTTCTCTTGAAGGCTTCCGCTGAACGCCTGGCGGGTGTACTGCGGAAAACCGATACCGTCGCCCGCTTTGGCGGTGATGAATTTGTCCTCTCCATCACCACAAGTATTGGCATCTCAATGTATCCTGATGACGGGCAGGATGAAGATACCCTGGTAAAAAATGCCGATACTGCCATGTACAAAGCAAAAAACACCGGAAGGAACAGGTATGAATTTTACATGCACCGTCCTTCCGGTGATGATGGTTGA